In the Primulina tabacum isolate GXHZ01 chromosome 15, ASM2559414v2, whole genome shotgun sequence genome, CAAAGCCtaggagacatgaggccccaaTACTTTATTCAAATCCGAGAGACATGAGGTCCCGACACCTTGTCTAAGCCCCGGAGACATGAGACCCTGAAAACTTATCTATGTCTGGGAtacatgaggccccgacacctTATTCAAAGTCCGTGAGACATGAGGTCTCGGCACCTTGTTTAAGCTCGACAGACATGAGGCCTTGAAACCTTATCTAAGTCcgagagacatgaggccccaAAACTTTGTCTAAGTTCGGAGACATAAGGCCCCAACACCTTATGCAAGCCCAAGAAACATGAGGCTCCGACACTTTATTTAAGTCTGAGAGACATGAGGCACCAACAGCTTATTCAAGCCTAAGAaacatgaggccccgacacctTATTTAAGTatgggagacatgaggccccgacacctTATCTAAGTTTGGGAGACTTGAGGCCCCGACACTTTATCTAAGTCAAAGAGACATGAGGCCTCACACCTTATGCAAGCCTGCGAGACATGAAGCTCCGACACCTTATCTAAGTCTGGAAGACACGAGGTCCTGGCACCTTATTCAAGTCCGGGAGACATTAGGTCCCGAAAAATTATGCAAGTCCGGGAGACATGAAGCCCCGAAACCTTATTTAAGATCGGGATACATGAGGCTCCGACACCTTATCTAAGTTCGGTAGACATGAGGCCCCTACACTTTATTTAAGTTTTGTTTTTAGGCGTGTGTGTGTTTAGGATTTATGgcttaattttataaaaaaacaaaaaggcttcttaatcatttaattaatagaCTTAATTAACTCTAgtttttaattacttaattaagcCCGTTAAGATTATTAAAATCACAAGGCttcaatttaaaagatttaaaaacacCTATTTCCAAAAATCCCTTataaaatacttaaattttttgttccgactaattaatttaaatgtgatccgaaaatactaaaattcttaaattatttaaaataaacgtttttcttaactaaaaataaaaatttagcttttaaatcttttccgGTTTTCCGTCCCTGGCCAACCACCGATATTCGCCTGTAAATATTTAGATTATGAAATCAAGCAAAATTAGAcaaattaatcatttagtcaatcaaaatatatcattcatgcatgcaaaattaattaattaaattaatttagtaatttaataatattcatTTTATGCCATTTACGTAACCGAATTTTTGGACGTCACAGTGAGCTTCTTGAATCCAGAGCTTTACATGAAatatagacgaggaactctcaGATGTAGCTGaaatcttgaagatcaaaccaGCATATTTTATGGGAAGCAAGAAACTAGATCTCCCTTGGTATGAATCTGTTGTTGCCCCCGAGGTTGGCAACACGTCCTCTTCGTCCGTTGTGGCCCTCTCAGACTATATTATGTTGTCTCCCTCTGTTCTGCAAGTACAAATGGACTTTGGCCTGAAGCAGATCGTCTAGACCAAGGAAATAATTGCCCACTATGAAGCTCAGGTAACAGAAAACCGTATACTCCTGGATCTGTTGTTGCCCATGAGGTTGGCAACACGTCCTCTTCGTCCGTTGTGTCCCTTTCAGACTATATTATGTTGTCTCCCTCTGTTCTGCAAGTACAGATGGACTTTGGCCTTAAGCAGATCGTCTAGACAAAGGAAATAATTGTCCACTGTGAAGCTCAGGTAGCAGAAAACCATATAATCCTGGAGTTGGCTGTCCATTTTGGTCATAAAAGGAGAGAAGATGGTGCAAGGGAAGCAAAAATGTAGAAGTTCAAGACCTTGGAATAGGAGCAGAAATGGAACCTTCAAGCTCTGGTCATGACTTTGACATTTAATGAATGGTGGATGTTCTCAGCTCCTGTAACAACACCACTAACAATATCGCACTTAACATGTTTGAATTCGGGGAAAGATATGCCTTTAACTCGAGGGGAGCTGTGTGAATGAATATTTTTTGTGTGTTTTGTCCATAAAGACAAAAAAGGGAGATGGAAAAGAAAACATGTCTTGCCATGAGtgcaagaatttattcttaatttttttttctttttacgtGAGTTTTGACTTTCTAGACTAATGTTATTTATGATAAGATTTATATTAAAACTCTAAATATGatctttttatttaaaaagagTTTAGTTTATAATGAAACTCTAGTTTTCTTGTTTTTTAGGTATCTATCTATTCAAAGAATCATCTCTAGGTCAAAgaaactttatatatatatatatagatagtgAAAGAGAGGTGTGTGGGAAGAACGAAGAGAGAGAGAGCAAGGAAGAACGAAGAACTTGTGTGTTGTTTCGGAAAAATCCAGTGATTAAGTCTCGTCGTGTTTTTGTTGTGTTGACATGGGGTTTTGAAGATATTCAAtgacaacatttaattaaaatgttgCTAGAGAATTGTTTATTCAACTGAATTTTGATTTCACAGAATTTGCATCCATTGTGTTTGGTTATTTCTGGTGATAGAAACTTAGAATGCAATTTGCTCCCCTGATGTGTTAAGAGAATTAGCTTTTGTTATTCACTGGTATTTTTTTGGCGTGCAAATTGATTATATTTTAGTGAATCTTTTGCATGAGGCACTACACAAGTGTATTAACTTTTGCATAATTATTTGTATCTTGATTTATTTACGTaaagttttatatgttaaattattccGTTTCATGTTGTCATAAGTATTACATTACCATATTCAATACTAAAATCTGAAACACTCAATTCTCCAattatttagtatttttatgCTAAACAATATTTTCAGAGGTGTATGTCGCTACACTCTCATTATTTGATGTTTGAAATAAGAGTACAACActaaatattttggaaccaagTGATGGCAGGGATGTTCGGAAACCAAACttacaaaacttattattaatataactaTTATCTCAAGAGTAGAATTAAAATTACTTATTTGCTACATGTGATGGATTATGAGACAGTACGAGTCCCAAGGTACTGTTGTTGGCAAGTTCAGATGAGGAAATTTTTCTCTTTCAAGCTTTCAACCATATCCTTCAGGGTCACCTCCAAAGGCGTGAAAACGACGCCCAAATCTTGTGCTCTTTTATTGCATAGCTGGAATGTTGGATTACCTGGAGTGTTGCTGCAATAAGTAAAAATGTGTGAAGGTAGTTAACATCTGTAGAATGTGAGATACTCGAATAGTGCTTGCCATGAAACCATTGTACGCTCAAGAGGGCAAAATTGATCATTTATTAAGAAAACATGTTAATGAATAAGAAATCCAACGAGAGAATTGTGTCTGACCGAGTTTTCTTGTCTTGTACAGGACCTTGGGTAAAGTGTTTGGTTGTGCATGTATGGTTTAAAAATTTAAGAAAGGATGGTGACCTCCCAGCCTCACGCTTATGAGGCACGCGTGATTTTCCTGAGAAATGAAGGGCCAATGGGGAGAGTGGgaactttaaattttttgaacAGATAAAAAACTTACATTTTAGGAAGGTCGAGAGAAGGATAAAGCTTATGTAAAATCTCCAGAACTTCCTCCGGAAGTCGCGCTGTTCCGGTCAAAAGGTATCTGCCACTAGCTGAAGGATTTTCAAATGCCAAAATATGTGCTTGAGCGACATCTCTCACATCGTCGAACACATAGTATGGGTATATTTCCTTTCCTGTAACAGAAACAGTTTAAATGCTCAAGAAATCTGAATTGGTAAAAAGACATACAAATTGTTTGATCACCTTTGATCAAGTCCACAAATTCCTTAGAAGTGGAATTGAGTGTTGGCTGAAGGAGAGGACCGATCACATATCCAGGATTGATTACTACCAAGTTGATATCATTTTCTTTAGAGAATTTCCATGCAGCTTCCTCTGCCAATGTTTTTGAGAGGCAATACCATTGCTGCTAGCATGAtcaaaattttgttcaaattttttatgttgGATCCATATCCTagtatttttcaagaaactgTGTGTTCCATTCAAATTTCTGGGGTATTTTAATAGAAACAACCATAACAGGATTAGAATAATAAACAGACGCCTACAAGGATCGTCTAAAGATTGGATCCCATATGTTGAAATTCTTCTGGATCTTGATGAGTCTTCGAAGGATAAAAACATCaggtagaaaaggaaaaaaGTGTGGTATTCCTACAAGCACAAACCTTGATTTCTTCACAGAATACTGGATCTGAAAACCATGTTTCGTCAACTACAGCGTCGGGGCCTTGGGGACGGCGATTGAACATAACTGCAACAATAGAGGATGTTACCACGACTCTTTTCATAGATGGTTCTTTGCTGCATGATTTTAGTACATTTAGAGTTCCCTTCACCGCCGGTTCTATCAGTTCTACCTAAACCAAGCTCATAAATATATCAAAAGTTTATTTTAcacaatattcaaaataaacaCAGATATGGACAGCCAAGAATTTagttttgtataattttgaatCTGCCATGAATTAGCAGTCAAATTTTTAGCAGTGTGTGAAAATAATCAGTAATAAAAATATAGTTGTAATTAGAGATTCAATATTTCAGACAAATAACAAAttaaaacataatatcaatGAACAAGCCAAaccaaataaaaattgtttaccAAGTATGAGGTATTCAAAAGAAGAATTGAACATCGCAAGAATCACGCACAAGCAAGAAAGATAACAAACCTGGGGGCCGGTTGCTGCAGCGACAGCAGGTGAGGCTGTGTGAAAGACCCCTTCACAACCATGAACCGCAGAATCAAAAGATCCATCTTCGATTAAGTTGGCTTCAAACAATTGTAATCTCTCCTCAGCTCCCTCAAGTCCTTTCAGGTGGGCTACTTTGTTTGGATCACCTGCATTTCAAAGTGCTTAAACAAATGTTGAGAGTAGATATATCTCAAAGAATCATACTCGCAAATACAACCCATTATTTCCTCGTACGAATATATATGTTAGTATCCACTTCTGTCACTTGATTCCATATCTAGAATATACCAGCCCAACCACGTCTACAATCAGAAGAACATATGATTTTCTGCCGCCATTCAACGTTAATAAAAGGAGAAACATCAATTTTCTTACTAAAACTACATCTCACCTCCATGGCTGAAGCAGGGAGGGGCGTGGGAGACGTATACATTTTCAACAATAAACATGAGAAAAATGTGATTTCGCTTCATATATGAGAAAGTTTCCTACTTTTAGCTGAGACTCTCGGATTCATTAGATTTCCGGCTCTGCTTAAAACCGAATGGAGAAACACCAAGAGATCATCATTATTCACAGAACACCTCACAGTCATGTGACAGTAGGGACGCAGAAATATAAGGACAATCAGCCGgaaaactaaagtagttgctcCATAGAATCAATAAAAGAATTCAGAATTCTAGCTCTAGAAAGTTCCCATTGAACTTTCCAAATTTGAGACAGCGATCATTTTTAGTTCTTTTACTTTTTGATAAAGATGATCAAGAAtatcacaaaacaaaacaataagATATGTTTCTGAAAAGGAACCCATAAAGCAAATACAAGAACATAACTTTCCCCAGGAAGCAAAAACAAGAACATAACTTTTCAGtcttaacatataaaacagtaaataaatTTCTTGGTTCTGTGGCCCACCATGGTCTCGAAGCATCAATGTTGGATCCAACAACCAACAACTCTAAGATTATCAAGAAATCAATCAATCCAAACCCACAAAAGTAATCGCACGAACATAAATAGAGATTACTGACTGAGGTTTCTAACTGTGGCTTTGACAGTGTAACCCCGCTGAAGCAGAAGCTTAACCAGCCATGAGGCTATGTAGCCCGATGCTCCAGTCACGCACACAACTTTTCCCGCTCCACTCATCCTCTCTTTCTCTCGATCTCCATTCCAAACGTTGTGTATGCgtgcttttatgatttatccTGTTTTGAAAACCACGAAACTTTTATCGAGAGTTTGAGTCAAAATTGTCATCGTGATTCTAGAGGAAGAAAACTTGATCCTTACCTATTAAATTAAACTATTTATGATAAGTAAATGATGCAGACAAACAAAAATAGAGGAATTATTTCACCTTTAAAAACGAAAATTCTATTCAATAAGTTTGTTGAAAGGAATAATATATtccattattatatttttttatttagattttttaataatatttttataaaaatacagATATTTGTCTTTTtagattatttatatttatattaggATCTATATTAAGTCAAgatacaaaatttttatttaaaagagtaTCATTCCTATTAAAACTcttgttttcatattttgtaGATATCTATTTATGGAAAAATATAATGCcacagattcgacgactgtcttcactgtaccaagacgagtctttctagCGTGCTTATATCCTCACTCAGGGGGttacccatcccaaaattgccccaagtcaagcacgcttaactttggagtttttatatgatgagctaccgaaaaaagatgcaccttcttgatatgagtagtacatatcaaatcttttaaactctcttcaactgcacagtcccatacttgaacagtttcggaattcctctccttccggtgtaagattGGTTTATCCATGTTCcctccgcctagaagcctgccaggagccgctcattgtccgtgcaacctcatggcaccgatgatcaccccccgccctcttcggccctgggcctcacatgcccaccagcttccgcttggttcgtccccgaaccacaccgtactcggAGAggtcagctctgataccaactgaaacttctgctatttgttttcttaaaaagtactaggaATTTTTTTTCTCCCTCTTACTAAATCGGccgaatacatatatatactttaaaaataccttgcaccatttaaaaataaatcaaccagctaccatttaaaaatcaaaagaaaatagtttaaattGTAAAACCGTCAATATTTTACTAAACCtataaacattatttgaaaagtatagctcatactatcaACATCTCCAAAActactcataaacataaataaaattcataaaatatatttaacatactttaaatcataaatcataagctagtgcggaaatcataaatcataaaatagaattcagatcgttaattatgactttcgtgttcgtctacgtattgggcgatggatccatctacatgtaaccatagtactggacagcgaggacatcagcgacactctcacctgtcaactgagccttggccttacgtattaacacatcatcatatcatgtcattggaaatacgatcgtcgggctccgtctggggccttctcctgtagacgggctccctctggggccttctcttATAAATGGACTCCCTCTAGGcccttctcccgtaaacaggctccctctggggcctttttcctcacgacatctccaatcatatcatcgtattcgtatcaataaAAATACGATCTTCGGGCTCTCACTGGGACCTTCGCCCTcatgatatctccaacatataatcgtagtagtcacaatcacttcacttccttcaatgtttcgtattctcatcacttaataaaaattaaacatgcatataacgtttttatgtaaaaccaagcatgcaacatatcttttaacgttatcgtttcctaataaaaatccataaacattttaaaataaacgttttaacatatttaatcataaaaatccataaacatttaaaataaacttttaacatattaaatcataaacatttaaaataaatgttttgacatattaaatcataaatatttaaaataaaagttttagcacatttaatcataaaaacgtccataaacatttagaatcaatattttaacatattaaatcatgatatttaaaataatattttgacatattaaaccataaacatttaaaataacattttaacatattaaagtccataaacattaaaaataaacatattaacattataaaaattcataaacatccataaccattgaaaataatcatattagcatataaaacagtatttaggacactgccatgaagtttactaattttcgggtgtaaaatgaccgttttacccctagacgtaaaatttcacgtttttgactttttcttaatttcattgactctacatgtcccaaataattatttaagcttacatgatttttctcatatttttatttgacctaaatcgatgacttttaaattaaatctttaaatataacatattaatgcattttaatcccgaattaaaccaaactataatataaaattccctaattaaaaacttagacttttaataattatttgagcttaaatataatttttcataattttattaagcttaaatctaggcgttccaattaattctttaattaatg is a window encoding:
- the LOC142527938 gene encoding phenylacetaldehyde reductase-like isoform X2 — translated: MKRNHIFLMFIVENVYVSHAPPCFSHGGDPNKVAHLKGLEGAEERLQLFEANLIEDGSFDSAVHGCEGVFHTASPAVAAATGPQVELIEPAVKGTLNVLKSCSKEPSMKRVVVTSSIVAVMFNRRPQGPDAVVDETWFSDPVFCEEIKQWYCLSKTLAEEAAWKFSKENDINLVVINPGYVIGPLLQPTLNSTSKEFVDLIKGKEIYPYYVFDDVRDVAQAHILAFENPSASGRYLLTGTARLPEEVLEILHKLYPSLDLPKINTPGNPTFQLCNKRAQDLGVVFTPLEVTLKDMVESLKEKNFLI
- the LOC142527938 gene encoding phenylacetaldehyde reductase-like isoform X1; translation: MSGAGKVVCVTGASGYIASWLVKLLLQRGYTVKATVRNLSDPNKVAHLKGLEGAEERLQLFEANLIEDGSFDSAVHGCEGVFHTASPAVAAATGPQVELIEPAVKGTLNVLKSCSKEPSMKRVVVTSSIVAVMFNRRPQGPDAVVDETWFSDPVFCEEIKQWYCLSKTLAEEAAWKFSKENDINLVVINPGYVIGPLLQPTLNSTSKEFVDLIKGKEIYPYYVFDDVRDVAQAHILAFENPSASGRYLLTGTARLPEEVLEILHKLYPSLDLPKINTPGNPTFQLCNKRAQDLGVVFTPLEVTLKDMVESLKEKNFLI